The Coffea arabica cultivar ET-39 chromosome 1e, Coffea Arabica ET-39 HiFi, whole genome shotgun sequence genome has a window encoding:
- the LOC113709470 gene encoding histone H4, producing the protein MSGRGKGGKGLGKGGAKRHRKVLRDNIQGITKPAIRRLARRGGVKRISGLIYEETRGVLKIFLENVIRDAVTYTEHARRKTVTAMDVVYALKRQGRTLYGFGG; encoded by the coding sequence ATGTCGGGCCGTGGAAAGGGGGGCAAAGGATTGGGAAAGGGCGGAGCAAAACGTCATCGTAAGGTTCTCCGCGACAACATCCAGGGCATCACAAAGCCAGCAATCCGCCGTCTGGCTCGTAGGGGAGGAGTGAAGCGTATCAGCGGTCTGATCTACGAGGAGACTCGTGGGGTGCTTAAGATTTTCTTGGAGAACGTCATCCGTGATGCCGTGACCTACACAGAGCACGCCAGGAGGAAGACGGTGACGGCCATGGATGTTGTGTACGCGCTCAAGAGGCAGGGCAGGACACTGTATGGCTTCGGTGGATAG
- the LOC113709462 gene encoding calcium-transporting ATPase 4, endoplasmic reticulum-type-like isoform X1, whose product MGKGGQDYGKKEILGEKKESNREAYPAWSKDVKECEDKFQVRRDFGLSSDEVEKRRRIYGWNELEKHEGPSIFRLILDQFNDTLVRILLVAAVVSFVLAWCDGEEGGEMEITAFVEPLVIFLILIVNAGVGVWQENNAEKALEALKEIQSEHATVIRDGRKISSLPAKELVPGDIVELRVGDKVPADMRVLSLISSTFRVEQGSLTGESEAVSKTSKAAAEDVDIQGKKCMVFAGTTVVNGNCVCLVTDIGMNTEIGKVHSQIQEASQSEEDTPLKKKLNEFGEILTAIIGVICLLVWLINLKYFLSWDYVDGWPRNFKFSFEKCTYYFEIAVALAVAAIPEGLPAVITTCLALGTRKMAAKNALVRKLPSVETLGCTTVICSDKTGTLTTNQMAVAKLVAMGSKGSALRTFNVEGTSYDPSDGKIQDWPKSQIDANLQMIAKISAVCNDSGVEQSGHHYVASGLPTEAALKVLAEKMGLPAGLDAVSSSANNGGLRKWFSLLSTSRVTLSLSILLLTPTYFILIGSSNIWNKIEKRIATLEFDRDRKSMGVIVQNSNSGRKLLLVKGAVENLLERSSFVQLRDGSVVELDQTLRNLVLESQHEMSTKALRVLGFAYKDDVPEFATYTGDEDHPAHKLLLNPANYSSIESKLIFVGLAGIRDPPRKEVRQAIEDCRAAGIRVMVITGDYKNTAEAICREIGVFGSHEDISSRSLTGKDFMDLRNPKSHLRQLGGLLFSRAEPRHKQEIVRLLKEDGEVVAMTGDGVNDAPALKLADIGIAMGIAGTEVAKEASDMVLADDNFSTIVAAVGEGRSIYNNMKAFIRYMISSNIGEVFSIFLTAALGIPEGLIPVQLLWVNLVTDGPPATALGFNPPDKDVMKKPPRRSDDSLISPWILFRYLVIGLYVGLATVGIFIIWYTHDSFFGIDLSGDGHSLVTYAQLANWGQCNSWENFTASPFTAGNLVFNFDTNPCDYFQTGKIKAMTLSLSVLVAIEMFNSLNALSEDGSLLTMPPWVNPYLLVAMSVSFGLHFLILYVPFLAQVFGIVPLSLNEWLLVLLVALPVILIDEVLKFVGRCTSGVPTSARTTKHKAE is encoded by the exons ATGGGGAAAGGGGGGCAAGATTATGGAAAAAAGGAGATTTTGGGCGAGAAAAAGGAGTCTAATAGGGAAGCTTATCCAGCGTGGTCAAAAGATGTGAAGGAGTGTGAGGACAAGTTTCAGGTTAGGAGAGATTTTGGGTTGTCCAGCGATGAGGTGGAAAAGAGAAGGCGGATCTATGGGTGGAATGAGCTTGAAAAGCACGAGGGGCCTTCCATTTTTAGGTTGATTTTGGATCAGTTTAATGATACTCTGGTTAGGATTTTGCTTGTGGCTGCAGTGGTCTCGTTTGTTTTGGCTTGGTGTGATGGCGAGGAAGGTGGGGAAATGGAGATCACTGCATTTGTGGAGCCTTTAGTCATATTCTTGATCTTAATTGTGAATGCTGGTGTTGGGGTGTGGCAAGAGAACAATGCTGAGAAAGCATTGGAGGCTCTGAAGGAGATACAATCTGAGCATGCCACTGTGATTCGTGATGGTAGAAAAATTTCGAGTTTGCCCGCAAAGGAGCTTGTTCCGGGGGATATTGTTGAGTTGCGAGTTGGGGATAAAGTTCCTGCTGATATGAGGGTTTTGAGTCTGATTAGCTCGACTTTTCGGGTTGAGCAGGGGTCATTGACTGGAGAAAGTGAGGCTGTTAGTAAGACCAGTAAAGCTGCTGCAGAGGATGTTGACATTCAGGGGAAAAAGTGCATGGTTTTTGCCGGAACAACTGTGGTTAATGGGAACTGTGTTTGTTTGGTTACTGACATTGGGATGAATACTGAGATAGGAAAGGTCCATTCACAGATTCAAGAGGCCTCACAAAGTGAGGAAGATACTCCAttaaagaagaaattgaatGAGTTTGGAGAGATTTTGACTGCTATTATTGGAGTAATATGCTTACTAGTTTGGTTAATTAACTTGAAATATTTTCTCTCCTGGGATTATGTTGATGGCTGGCCTAGGAATTTTAAGTTCTCATTTGAGAAGTGCACGTACTACTTTGAGATTGCTGTAGCATTGGCAGTTGCTGCCATTCCGGAAGGGCTTCCGGCTGTCATCACAACTTGCTTAGCCCTAGGCACCCGCAAAATGGCTGCTAAGAATGCACTTGTTCGCAAACTTCCCAGTGTGGAAACTCTTGGTTGTACAACTGTAATTTGCTCGGATAAAACGGGTACATTGACGACAAACCAAATGGCTGTGGCTAAGTTAGTAGCTATGGGTTCGAAGGGGAGTGCTCTTCGAACGTTTAATGTGGAAGGGACCTCTTATGATCCTTCTGATGGAAAAATACAAGATTGGCCAAAGAGTCAAATAGATGCTAACCTTCAAATGATTGCTAAGATTTCGGCAGTGTGCAATGATTCTGGAGTGGAACAATCTGGCCATCATTATGTCGCCAGCGGCCTGCCTACAGAGGCGGCATTGAAG GTTCTGGCTGAAAAAATGGGTCTTCCTGCTGGATTGGATGCTGTCTCATCTTCTGCTAACAATGGTGGACTTCGTAAGTGGTTTTCGCTTCTCTCAACATCACGTGTCACGCTAAGTTTGTCAATTCTACTGCTGACCCCCACTTACTTCATTTTGATAGGTTCCTCAAACATATGGAATAAGATTGAGAAACGGATTGCCACTCTTGAGTTTGATCGTGATAGGAAATCAATGGGAGTTATCGTGCAAAACTCTAATTCTGGAAGGAAGTTATTGTTGGTGAAG GGTGCTGTGGAAAATCTGCTCGAGAGAAGCTCCTTTGTGCAATTGCGTGATGGTTCTGTTGTCGAACTGGATCAAACTTTAAGGAATCTCGTTCTAGAAAGCCAGCATGAAATGTCAACGAAAGCATTACGTGTTTTAGGTTTTGCATACAAGGATGACGTTCCAGAATTTGCCACTTATACTGGTGATGAGGACCATCCAGCTCATAAGCTCTTATTGAATCCAGCTAATTATTCTTCAATTGAGAGTAAACTGATTTTTGTTGGTTTGGCTGGAATAAGG GATCCACCTCGGAAGGAGGTTCGCCAAGCTATTGAAGATTGCAGAGCAGCTGGGATTCGAGTTATGGTAATTACTGGAGACTACAAGAATACAGCTGAAGCTATATGTCGTGAAATTGGTGTTTTTGGATCGCATGAGGATATTAGTTCAAGAAGCTTAACAGGAAAAGACTTCATGGACCTTCGCAACCCAAAATCGCATTTAAGACAGCTTGGGGGACTTCTTTTCTCTAGGGCTGAACCAAGGCACAAGCAAGAAATAGTCAGGCTGCTCAAAGAAGATGGTGAAGTTGTAGCAATGACTGGGGATGGAGTGAATGATGCACCTGCATTGAAATTAGCAGATATTGGAATTGCAATGGGAATTGCAGGAACTGAG GTTGCAAAGGAAGCTTCTGACATGGTTCTGGCAGACGATAATTTCAGCACAATTGTTGCTGCTGTTGGTGAAGGCAGATCCATTTACAACAATATGAAGGCATTCATCAG GTACATGATTTCCTCGAACATTGGTGAggttttctccatttttctgaCAGCAGCTTTAGGTATCCCTGAGGGTCTTATCCCAGTTCAGCTTCTGTGGGTCAACCTGGTAACTGATGGACCACCAGCAACAGCTTTGGGATTCAATCCACCAGATAAGGATGTAATGAAGAAACCTCCTAGGAGAAGTGATGATTCGTTGATCAGTCCTTGGATTTTGTTTCGTTATCTG GTGATTGGACTATATGTTGGTTTAGCAACAGTTGGTATTTTCATCATCTGGTATACGCATGACTCTTTCTTTGGCATTGATCTAAGTGGAGATGGACACAGTCTTGTCACCTATGCCCAGCTAGCTAACTGGGGTCAATGCAACTCATGGGAGAATTTCACAGCTTCACCTTTCACAGCTGGGAATCTAGTGTTCAACTTTGACACAAATCCATGTGACTACTTCCAGACTGGCAAAATCAAGGCTATGACTCTCTCCCTCTCTGTTTTGGTCGCCATTGAGATGTTCAATTCCCTCAATGCTCTCTCGGAAGATGGAAGCCTCTTGACAATGCCTCCATGGGTTAACCCATATCTCCTTGTCGCCATGTCAGTCTCATTTGGCttgcatttcttgattctttacGTTCCATTCCTAGCTCAAGTCTTTGGCATTGTCCCTTTAAGCCTGAACGAGTGGTTATTGGTATTGTTGGTTGCCCTCCCCGTCATATTAATTGATGAAGTTCTCAAGTTTGTGGGTCGGTGTACGAGTGGAGTTCCAACATCAGCAAGAACTACAAAGCACAAGGCGGAGTGA
- the LOC113709462 gene encoding calcium-transporting ATPase 4, endoplasmic reticulum-type-like isoform X2 has translation MGKGGQDYGKKEILGEKKESNREAYPAWSKDVKECEDKFQVRRDFGLSSDEVEKRRRIYGWNELEKHEGPSIFRLILDQFNDTLVRILLVAAVVSFVLAWCDGEEGGEMEITAFVEPLVIFLILIVNAGVGVWQENNAEKALEALKEIQSEHATVIRDGRKISSLPAKELVPGDIVELRVGDKVPADMRVLSLISSTFRVEQGSLTGESEAVSKTSKAAAEDVDIQGKKCMVFAGTTVVNGNCVCLVTDIGMNTEIGKVHSQIQEASQSEEDTPLKKKLNEFGEILTAIIGVICLLVWLINLKYFLSWDYVDGWPRNFKFSFEKCTYYFEIAVALAVAAIPEGLPAVITTCLALGTRKMAAKNALVRKLPSVETLGCTTVICSDKTGTLTTNQMAVAKLVAMGSKGSALRTFNVEGTSYDPSDGKIQDWPKSQIDANLQMIAKISAVCNDSGVEQSGHHYVASGLPTEAALKVLAEKMGLPAGLDAVSSSANNGGLRSSNIWNKIEKRIATLEFDRDRKSMGVIVQNSNSGRKLLLVKGAVENLLERSSFVQLRDGSVVELDQTLRNLVLESQHEMSTKALRVLGFAYKDDVPEFATYTGDEDHPAHKLLLNPANYSSIESKLIFVGLAGIRDPPRKEVRQAIEDCRAAGIRVMVITGDYKNTAEAICREIGVFGSHEDISSRSLTGKDFMDLRNPKSHLRQLGGLLFSRAEPRHKQEIVRLLKEDGEVVAMTGDGVNDAPALKLADIGIAMGIAGTEVAKEASDMVLADDNFSTIVAAVGEGRSIYNNMKAFIRYMISSNIGEVFSIFLTAALGIPEGLIPVQLLWVNLVTDGPPATALGFNPPDKDVMKKPPRRSDDSLISPWILFRYLVIGLYVGLATVGIFIIWYTHDSFFGIDLSGDGHSLVTYAQLANWGQCNSWENFTASPFTAGNLVFNFDTNPCDYFQTGKIKAMTLSLSVLVAIEMFNSLNALSEDGSLLTMPPWVNPYLLVAMSVSFGLHFLILYVPFLAQVFGIVPLSLNEWLLVLLVALPVILIDEVLKFVGRCTSGVPTSARTTKHKAE, from the exons ATGGGGAAAGGGGGGCAAGATTATGGAAAAAAGGAGATTTTGGGCGAGAAAAAGGAGTCTAATAGGGAAGCTTATCCAGCGTGGTCAAAAGATGTGAAGGAGTGTGAGGACAAGTTTCAGGTTAGGAGAGATTTTGGGTTGTCCAGCGATGAGGTGGAAAAGAGAAGGCGGATCTATGGGTGGAATGAGCTTGAAAAGCACGAGGGGCCTTCCATTTTTAGGTTGATTTTGGATCAGTTTAATGATACTCTGGTTAGGATTTTGCTTGTGGCTGCAGTGGTCTCGTTTGTTTTGGCTTGGTGTGATGGCGAGGAAGGTGGGGAAATGGAGATCACTGCATTTGTGGAGCCTTTAGTCATATTCTTGATCTTAATTGTGAATGCTGGTGTTGGGGTGTGGCAAGAGAACAATGCTGAGAAAGCATTGGAGGCTCTGAAGGAGATACAATCTGAGCATGCCACTGTGATTCGTGATGGTAGAAAAATTTCGAGTTTGCCCGCAAAGGAGCTTGTTCCGGGGGATATTGTTGAGTTGCGAGTTGGGGATAAAGTTCCTGCTGATATGAGGGTTTTGAGTCTGATTAGCTCGACTTTTCGGGTTGAGCAGGGGTCATTGACTGGAGAAAGTGAGGCTGTTAGTAAGACCAGTAAAGCTGCTGCAGAGGATGTTGACATTCAGGGGAAAAAGTGCATGGTTTTTGCCGGAACAACTGTGGTTAATGGGAACTGTGTTTGTTTGGTTACTGACATTGGGATGAATACTGAGATAGGAAAGGTCCATTCACAGATTCAAGAGGCCTCACAAAGTGAGGAAGATACTCCAttaaagaagaaattgaatGAGTTTGGAGAGATTTTGACTGCTATTATTGGAGTAATATGCTTACTAGTTTGGTTAATTAACTTGAAATATTTTCTCTCCTGGGATTATGTTGATGGCTGGCCTAGGAATTTTAAGTTCTCATTTGAGAAGTGCACGTACTACTTTGAGATTGCTGTAGCATTGGCAGTTGCTGCCATTCCGGAAGGGCTTCCGGCTGTCATCACAACTTGCTTAGCCCTAGGCACCCGCAAAATGGCTGCTAAGAATGCACTTGTTCGCAAACTTCCCAGTGTGGAAACTCTTGGTTGTACAACTGTAATTTGCTCGGATAAAACGGGTACATTGACGACAAACCAAATGGCTGTGGCTAAGTTAGTAGCTATGGGTTCGAAGGGGAGTGCTCTTCGAACGTTTAATGTGGAAGGGACCTCTTATGATCCTTCTGATGGAAAAATACAAGATTGGCCAAAGAGTCAAATAGATGCTAACCTTCAAATGATTGCTAAGATTTCGGCAGTGTGCAATGATTCTGGAGTGGAACAATCTGGCCATCATTATGTCGCCAGCGGCCTGCCTACAGAGGCGGCATTGAAG GTTCTGGCTGAAAAAATGGGTCTTCCTGCTGGATTGGATGCTGTCTCATCTTCTGCTAACAATGGTGGACTTC GTTCCTCAAACATATGGAATAAGATTGAGAAACGGATTGCCACTCTTGAGTTTGATCGTGATAGGAAATCAATGGGAGTTATCGTGCAAAACTCTAATTCTGGAAGGAAGTTATTGTTGGTGAAG GGTGCTGTGGAAAATCTGCTCGAGAGAAGCTCCTTTGTGCAATTGCGTGATGGTTCTGTTGTCGAACTGGATCAAACTTTAAGGAATCTCGTTCTAGAAAGCCAGCATGAAATGTCAACGAAAGCATTACGTGTTTTAGGTTTTGCATACAAGGATGACGTTCCAGAATTTGCCACTTATACTGGTGATGAGGACCATCCAGCTCATAAGCTCTTATTGAATCCAGCTAATTATTCTTCAATTGAGAGTAAACTGATTTTTGTTGGTTTGGCTGGAATAAGG GATCCACCTCGGAAGGAGGTTCGCCAAGCTATTGAAGATTGCAGAGCAGCTGGGATTCGAGTTATGGTAATTACTGGAGACTACAAGAATACAGCTGAAGCTATATGTCGTGAAATTGGTGTTTTTGGATCGCATGAGGATATTAGTTCAAGAAGCTTAACAGGAAAAGACTTCATGGACCTTCGCAACCCAAAATCGCATTTAAGACAGCTTGGGGGACTTCTTTTCTCTAGGGCTGAACCAAGGCACAAGCAAGAAATAGTCAGGCTGCTCAAAGAAGATGGTGAAGTTGTAGCAATGACTGGGGATGGAGTGAATGATGCACCTGCATTGAAATTAGCAGATATTGGAATTGCAATGGGAATTGCAGGAACTGAG GTTGCAAAGGAAGCTTCTGACATGGTTCTGGCAGACGATAATTTCAGCACAATTGTTGCTGCTGTTGGTGAAGGCAGATCCATTTACAACAATATGAAGGCATTCATCAG GTACATGATTTCCTCGAACATTGGTGAggttttctccatttttctgaCAGCAGCTTTAGGTATCCCTGAGGGTCTTATCCCAGTTCAGCTTCTGTGGGTCAACCTGGTAACTGATGGACCACCAGCAACAGCTTTGGGATTCAATCCACCAGATAAGGATGTAATGAAGAAACCTCCTAGGAGAAGTGATGATTCGTTGATCAGTCCTTGGATTTTGTTTCGTTATCTG GTGATTGGACTATATGTTGGTTTAGCAACAGTTGGTATTTTCATCATCTGGTATACGCATGACTCTTTCTTTGGCATTGATCTAAGTGGAGATGGACACAGTCTTGTCACCTATGCCCAGCTAGCTAACTGGGGTCAATGCAACTCATGGGAGAATTTCACAGCTTCACCTTTCACAGCTGGGAATCTAGTGTTCAACTTTGACACAAATCCATGTGACTACTTCCAGACTGGCAAAATCAAGGCTATGACTCTCTCCCTCTCTGTTTTGGTCGCCATTGAGATGTTCAATTCCCTCAATGCTCTCTCGGAAGATGGAAGCCTCTTGACAATGCCTCCATGGGTTAACCCATATCTCCTTGTCGCCATGTCAGTCTCATTTGGCttgcatttcttgattctttacGTTCCATTCCTAGCTCAAGTCTTTGGCATTGTCCCTTTAAGCCTGAACGAGTGGTTATTGGTATTGTTGGTTGCCCTCCCCGTCATATTAATTGATGAAGTTCTCAAGTTTGTGGGTCGGTGTACGAGTGGAGTTCCAACATCAGCAAGAACTACAAAGCACAAGGCGGAGTGA
- the LOC113689727 gene encoding uncharacterized protein, translating to MASTCISNCVDAKAPVRATYVNLYKWPESDVEFVRSLSSNGRKNGGGHGGAAGLMHPTVVDSISCRQLYLRSYTFSRDDELNAAKRKRSCRRFRDRVSAANKRKRKLRGGGSSSCSSHGCEGGAGSRRKKRTGFRRAKEMSCVALAAIFRRLLSCTTKVDVVG from the coding sequence ATGGCCTCAACTTGCATATCAAACTGTGTGGATGCCAAAGCCCCCGTCAGAGCCACCTATGTAAACCTCTACAAGTGGCCGGAATCCGACGTCGAATTCGTAAGGTCATTGAGCTCTAACGGACGCAAGAATGGCGGCGGCCACGGTGGTGCCGCTGGTCTCATGCATCCTACGGTGGTGGACAGTATTTCGTGTCGACAGTTATATTTAAGAAGCTACACTTTCTCAAGGGATGACGAGTTAAACGCAGCTAAACGTAAGAGAAGTTGTAGAAGATTCAGGGACAGGGTGTCTGCGGCTAACAAAAGAAAGCGAAAGCTAAGAGGCGGTGGTAGCAGCAGCTGTAGTAGCCATGGCTGCGAAGGTGGCGCCGGTAGTAGAAGGAAGAAACGCACGGGGTTTAGAAGGGCCAAGGAAATGTCATGTGTTGCCCTGGCGGCGATTTTCAGGCGGTTGCTTTCTTGCACCACCAAGGTTGATGTGGTTGGTTGA